A region from the Desulfomarina profundi genome encodes:
- a CDS encoding sensor domain-containing diguanylate cyclase, producing the protein MKKPSTRNRLLFLIAAILFSSFVGISSVNYMITRASVRTEILQNDLPLTMDNIYSELTSEMMRPLLVSSSMATDHFLKNWVSEGEQDVDKVLMYLNGIKEKYDFFTTFFVSAHTGIYYRYNGIHKTVSPMDSHDVWYYDFTAQNQEYDIEVDTDEAAGNILTIFINYKVFDSEGKLLGVTGVGLKVDHVSELIAAYKQKYQRVVYLTDREGKIMVHPEKKYIEKVSIGDMEGIGKITEKILETGNDPRNFEFERDHRTVFLTARFISSFSWFLLVEQDEGKVLSTARRNFIRSIFFGLVASFFVVLITLGAINRYQEELETLAVTDELTGVANRRSLEKEFENKVYSYSRSKKPFSLILMDLDNFKNVNDTNGHLAGDNVLRNVAQLIKENIRPTDTLARWGGDEFAVLCCQETDGILKMAERIRQAIRMADLGGRAVNLMILKILLP; encoded by the coding sequence ATGAAAAAGCCATCAACACGCAATAGGCTGCTCTTTCTGATAGCGGCAATACTGTTCAGTTCCTTCGTTGGCATCAGTTCCGTCAACTATATGATAACCAGGGCATCTGTCCGTACGGAAATTCTGCAGAACGACCTTCCCCTGACCATGGATAATATCTACTCTGAGTTGACCTCGGAAATGATGCGTCCCCTGCTGGTTTCGTCCTCCATGGCCACCGACCATTTTTTAAAGAACTGGGTCAGTGAGGGAGAACAGGATGTCGATAAGGTATTAATGTATCTCAATGGAATTAAAGAAAAATATGATTTTTTCACCACATTCTTTGTTTCTGCACATACCGGAATATACTACCGGTACAACGGTATTCATAAAACTGTTTCGCCAATGGATTCCCACGATGTCTGGTATTATGATTTTACAGCCCAGAACCAGGAATATGATATTGAGGTTGATACTGACGAAGCGGCGGGTAATATCCTGACGATTTTCATAAATTATAAAGTGTTCGATTCTGAAGGAAAACTCCTGGGAGTAACTGGTGTCGGCCTGAAAGTTGACCATGTCTCCGAACTCATTGCTGCGTATAAACAGAAGTACCAGAGGGTTGTTTACCTGACTGACCGTGAGGGAAAGATCATGGTGCATCCGGAAAAAAAATATATTGAAAAGGTGTCTATTGGCGATATGGAGGGAATCGGGAAGATAACGGAAAAAATACTTGAAACAGGAAACGACCCCAGAAATTTTGAGTTTGAAAGAGACCACAGAACTGTATTTCTCACCGCCCGGTTTATCAGTTCATTTTCCTGGTTTCTTCTGGTTGAACAGGATGAGGGAAAAGTTCTGTCTACAGCTCGTCGGAATTTTATTCGTAGTATTTTCTTTGGGCTGGTGGCTTCTTTTTTTGTTGTTTTGATAACTCTTGGTGCGATAAATCGATACCAGGAAGAGTTGGAAACGCTTGCAGTAACAGATGAATTGACCGGTGTAGCTAATAGAAGGTCCCTTGAGAAAGAATTTGAAAATAAGGTGTATTCGTATTCCCGCAGTAAAAAACCGTTCAGCCTTATTTTGATGGATCTGGACAATTTCAAAAATGTTAATGATACTAACGGGCACTTGGCAGGAGACAATGTCCTGAGAAATGTTGCCCAACTCATCAAGGAGAATATCCGTCCAACCGATACCCTGGCCAGATGGGGAGGGGACGAATTTGCTGTTCTCTGCTGTCAGGAAACGGACGGAATTCTGAAAATGGCAGAGAGAATACGGCAGGCGATCAGAATGGCAGATCTGGGGGGAAGGGCAGTAAACTTGATGATCCTGAAAATCTTATTACCGTGA
- a CDS encoding L,D-transpeptidase family protein: MTRVISILFSIAILLNTVLHTSSCTASVSPGKTDTFSLFLYSSGQPIHFIVVEKSSQRLLLFSQEKTLKLLNRFICATGENPGTKLISGDSRTPEGVYFITRYYEDKKITVFGSRAFHLDYPNIFDKNAGHNGDGIYIHGTNRQLLPFSTNGCITLNNDDLDILAPYLTIDTIPVIIVNTLDTPINDRTVSLTAHDNRLTDLLKQFSPDIAGIDRNLIKTLIFFHKGDSAVATLDYLTFDGDRIRYKNRKKMYLRRGLSKKWRILYSTQFQNGIPAILAVHPGKTNLATKTFPQAEVVKPDEKEEILNFIEHWRTAWSRKNLSSYINCYSPSFRSGRLDLEKWRKKKNRLNRKYAFINVTINNIKIKLTESGAIATFDQSYISDQYKTSGRKTLHLIRKDDNWLIQREYM, from the coding sequence ATGACCAGAGTAATTTCCATTCTTTTTTCGATTGCCATTCTTCTTAACACAGTCCTGCATACATCTTCGTGTACAGCTTCTGTATCCCCTGGAAAAACTGATACTTTTAGCCTTTTTTTATACAGTTCCGGCCAACCGATCCATTTCATAGTCGTGGAGAAATCCTCTCAGCGGCTGTTACTGTTCAGCCAGGAGAAGACACTCAAGCTTCTGAACAGGTTTATCTGTGCCACAGGAGAAAACCCGGGAACAAAACTGATCAGCGGTGATTCCCGCACTCCTGAAGGAGTCTATTTTATCACCAGGTACTATGAAGACAAAAAAATCACAGTATTCGGCAGTCGTGCGTTCCATCTCGATTACCCGAATATTTTTGATAAAAATGCAGGCCACAACGGTGATGGAATCTATATACACGGGACAAACCGACAACTTCTTCCCTTCAGCACAAACGGCTGTATAACCCTCAACAATGATGATCTTGATATTCTCGCACCCTATCTCACCATTGATACCATTCCCGTTATCATAGTGAACACATTGGACACACCAATCAACGACCGGACTGTTTCCTTGACAGCCCATGACAATCGCCTGACTGACCTTTTAAAGCAGTTTTCCCCGGACATTGCAGGCATTGATAGAAATCTGATCAAAACTCTGATTTTTTTTCATAAAGGTGATAGTGCGGTTGCAACCTTGGACTACCTCACCTTTGACGGCGACCGGATACGCTATAAAAACAGAAAAAAAATGTATCTCAGACGTGGACTCTCAAAGAAATGGCGGATATTGTATTCCACCCAGTTCCAAAATGGTATTCCTGCAATCCTGGCAGTCCATCCCGGAAAAACGAACCTTGCGACAAAAACCTTCCCGCAAGCTGAAGTCGTGAAACCTGACGAAAAGGAAGAAATCCTTAATTTCATAGAACACTGGAGAACAGCCTGGAGCCGTAAAAACCTATCTTCATATATCAACTGTTACAGCCCCTCTTTTCGCAGTGGCAGACTCGACCTGGAAAAATGGCGGAAGAAAAAAAACCGGCTGAACAGGAAATATGCATTTATCAACGTAACTATTAATAATATTAAAATAAAATTGACAGAGAGCGGTGCGATTGCAACATTTGATCAATCCTATATTTCTGACCAATACAAAACCTCCGGCAGAAAAACACTGCACCTGATCAGGAAAGATGATAACTGGCTGATCCAGCGAGAATATATGTGA
- a CDS encoding M99 family carboxypeptidase catalytic domain-containing protein, whose amino-acid sequence MLIGGIQGDEPGGYLTADLYADINLKQGNLIVVPRANFYSILLNQRDGLTGDMNRKFGQKTAAEKNMEQEIVSILKKLIGQADCLINLHEGSGYYSPVWKNEMENPQRFGQSIIFDAATYFGEKKQKLIKLEEIARRVLKKVNPQIENKRYHFRANNHNTVSEETIHREQRLSATYYALTQANIPAFGVETSKFIKNNEEKVALHKLVVNTFMEEFGIFPETPGVHVGKTELNYVLVKINDGHPYAVKNESSLQVEQGAEVIITDIIANIDRGLAADFVGMGSYNDTNIPFRIAMPTKVVIRKDAETCGWIQLTVKTDRWNINTLTPSERTGNSQNREPPTSELRAEEVIVNVNGTLHLVKEGEVLHIPRDKPVIIKGVRSNISRLDNMIFANLKGFAPPKSINDGNDINFPIFPDQDLWVRYSENRKGIRYPIKATYKNKVIGTFWLHLDRPTAVP is encoded by the coding sequence ATGCTCATCGGAGGAATCCAGGGAGATGAGCCCGGTGGATACCTTACTGCTGATCTGTATGCCGACATCAACCTGAAACAGGGAAATCTCATTGTTGTCCCCAGGGCAAATTTCTACTCCATTCTTCTCAATCAGCGGGACGGCCTTACCGGAGACATGAACCGCAAATTCGGCCAGAAAACCGCTGCTGAAAAAAATATGGAACAGGAAATAGTATCCATCCTGAAAAAGCTCATCGGGCAGGCAGACTGCCTCATAAATCTTCATGAAGGCTCCGGCTACTACTCTCCTGTCTGGAAAAACGAAATGGAAAATCCCCAACGATTCGGGCAGTCTATTATTTTTGATGCCGCCACCTATTTCGGGGAAAAAAAACAAAAACTCATTAAATTGGAAGAAATTGCCCGACGGGTGCTCAAAAAAGTCAACCCTCAGATTGAAAACAAGCGGTATCATTTCAGGGCAAATAATCACAATACCGTATCGGAAGAGACAATACACAGGGAACAGAGACTTTCGGCAACCTACTACGCTCTCACCCAGGCCAATATTCCTGCCTTTGGTGTTGAAACTTCAAAATTTATCAAAAACAATGAAGAAAAAGTGGCCCTGCATAAACTGGTAGTGAACACCTTCATGGAGGAATTCGGGATTTTCCCGGAAACTCCCGGGGTTCATGTTGGAAAGACCGAACTCAACTATGTCCTTGTAAAAATTAACGACGGACATCCTTATGCCGTTAAAAACGAATCCAGCCTGCAGGTGGAACAAGGGGCTGAAGTTATTATTACTGATATCATAGCAAATATTGACAGAGGACTTGCTGCGGACTTTGTCGGTATGGGAAGCTACAACGACACAAACATACCATTCAGAATAGCCATGCCGACAAAAGTGGTTATCCGGAAAGACGCGGAAACCTGTGGATGGATTCAATTGACTGTCAAAACAGATAGATGGAATATAAACACCCTGACTCCATCAGAAAGAACAGGGAACAGTCAAAACAGGGAACCACCGACCAGCGAGCTGCGAGCTGAAGAAGTTATAGTCAATGTAAATGGTACCCTGCACCTTGTAAAAGAAGGTGAAGTGTTGCATATTCCAAGGGATAAACCGGTCATTATAAAGGGCGTCAGAAGTAATATCAGCAGACTGGACAATATGATTTTTGCCAACCTGAAAGGTTTTGCACCACCAAAATCCATAAACGACGGGAATGATATCAACTTCCCTATTTTCCCGGACCAGGATCTCTGGGTGAGATATTCTGAAAACAGAAAAGGTATCAGGTATCCCATCAAGGCGACATATAAAAATAAGGTGATTGGAACCTTCTGGCTTCACCTGGACCGACCAACCGCCGTCCCGTAA
- a CDS encoding diguanylate cyclase codes for MQNDLPVILAVDDTRENLNILLSLLAEYDILVALDGKKALEIIDREKIDLILLDISMPEMDGYEICRLLKATERTKDIPVIFLTAKDDEESIELAYDVGGVDFITKPFKPRELLARVKIQIDFRNMVRKLEYMASYDTMTGIYNRRKFFEQGQILFSAHPRDLYAIVIDIDNFKTVNDTYGHPVGDIVIRKIARTISTNLPKNTVLGRLGGEEFAVIMKGTSIEATRDLAEHLRKTISKLKIHHDSGCLEHITISNGVSKICPNDTLDTLLNRADEALYEAKETGRNKVCFRC; via the coding sequence ATGCAAAACGATTTGCCCGTTATCCTTGCGGTTGATGATACAAGAGAAAATCTGAATATACTCCTGTCCCTTCTCGCCGAATATGACATCCTGGTCGCACTTGACGGAAAAAAGGCCCTGGAAATTATCGATAGAGAAAAAATTGATCTGATTCTCCTTGATATTTCCATGCCGGAAATGGACGGATATGAAATCTGCAGGCTGTTAAAAGCCACTGAAAGAACAAAAGATATTCCTGTTATTTTCCTCACCGCAAAAGACGATGAGGAAAGTATAGAACTCGCCTACGATGTGGGCGGTGTTGATTTTATCACGAAGCCATTCAAACCACGAGAGCTCCTGGCCCGGGTGAAGATACAGATTGATTTCAGAAACATGGTCCGGAAACTGGAATATATGGCATCTTATGACACCATGACCGGAATCTACAATCGCAGAAAATTCTTCGAACAGGGTCAAATTCTTTTTTCCGCCCACCCCCGGGACCTCTATGCAATTGTTATAGATATAGATAACTTCAAAACAGTCAATGATACCTACGGACATCCTGTCGGCGATATTGTCATCAGAAAAATCGCCAGAACAATTTCAACCAACCTCCCCAAGAATACAGTACTGGGACGACTCGGAGGGGAAGAATTTGCAGTTATCATGAAAGGAACATCCATTGAAGCGACCAGAGATCTTGCAGAACATTTAAGAAAAACCATATCCAAACTGAAAATACACCACGACAGCGGCTGCCTTGAACATATTACAATCAGTAATGGCGTATCAAAAATCTGCCCGAATGATACCCTCGACACTCTGCTCAACCGGGCTGATGAAGCTCTCTATGAAGCCAAAGAAACGGGAAGAAACAAAGTCTGTTTCAGGTGTTGA
- a CDS encoding cache domain-containing protein — protein MGKLKIFYQALLIVILIISSYTAVVVFYVLPQIDSEVQYLEEKNGREVLSKVIAITKNFYKDLEAYKQDALDSHKQNLKNLTDTVWSLIQVKYRESGGKSRDRFLQEDIIKLISSLTYDKDNYFFIADYNNILLAHPYLQGQDFSHVKDIKGNLIIPPMVQIARSQGQGFHSYWWKKNSPDSQPYKKLTYSKNFPELKIIVGTGVYINDITTQVNRRKEKLMTQLRSIVRETKIGTTGYLYIFNADGKMLIHPNDNIEGTNFKNLENPGKHTKIFDDLVQASQSSGTLYYKWDTPTDKGNYIYEKISWIEFLPELNWYIVSSAYVDDLRDTSRSLANTIFLIGTILLLFGVLVSYFFFRKLLFPVTTLSRLARKAADGDYSNRADFQKDDEIGILAKSFNRMLDTIEDNIENLDKKVQVKTRELEEQKKKAENATRLKSIFLANMSHEIRTPLNGITGMIYLMSNTGLTSEQKNYLEKISSASTALLRIINDILDLSKIEADRLELEMINFNLYEVIDNVVNIVEYRAREKNLDLIVICDKKVNPYLHGDPLRLGQIIINLVNNGIKFTRQGEVSILISKTATSKYRFEIRDTGVGLREKQQQKLFQPFSQADGSTTRKYGGSGLGLAISRQLVELMGGQIWVESSFGKGSSFIFEINLHEQQDSLPTPVTFKDKRILIVDDTPAWRTCLRALLEKYHFHIDEAASGEEAVKKVEAMTSCYDLILMDWKMTGMDGISTTEKINLLHGSGNQATVMMVSAFRQQHLVEAAEKAGIEIFLTKPVTPSILDNIIFRIFAPDMLKSSEKTKTLTFDTYNNASFSNSSILLVEDNEMNREIVLSLLEKNCISIDIATNGEEAVNMVKNHKKQHYGLVLMDIQMPVMDGFEASELIKKIDPHLPIIALTANVMTQDIRKIKSSGMDDILEKPLVPDKFFKIILKYLPSTGNQNPTEKKQQSAGEPSLSGHTTLDIKKGLVHFNGNRKLYQKILNDFTVNFGHAGEELRLLQTTDRTAAERLIHTIKGLAGNIGASALYYQAEKLEKEFTHTQVERFIELLNEVFQDITKQSSQEKPSSSEILLSSQEITVLFRELARVLKTERILKCRPC, from the coding sequence ATGGGAAAATTAAAAATTTTCTACCAGGCCCTGTTGATAGTTATTCTGATTATCAGCAGTTATACGGCGGTTGTCGTATTCTATGTCCTGCCCCAGATTGACTCTGAAGTCCAATACCTTGAAGAAAAAAATGGTCGTGAGGTTCTGTCCAAGGTCATTGCCATAACAAAAAATTTCTACAAAGATCTGGAGGCCTACAAACAGGACGCCCTGGACAGCCATAAACAGAACCTGAAAAACCTGACAGATACGGTCTGGTCCCTTATCCAGGTGAAATACAGGGAATCCGGCGGGAAAAGCCGGGACCGGTTTCTTCAGGAAGACATAATCAAACTTATAAGCAGCCTAACATACGATAAAGATAATTATTTTTTTATCGCGGATTATAATAATATTCTCCTGGCCCATCCCTACCTCCAGGGCCAGGACTTTTCACACGTCAAGGATATAAAAGGAAATCTTATCATTCCCCCCATGGTTCAGATTGCACGTAGCCAGGGGCAGGGGTTTCACAGCTACTGGTGGAAAAAAAACAGTCCGGACAGTCAGCCATATAAAAAACTGACCTATTCAAAAAACTTTCCTGAATTGAAAATCATTGTGGGAACCGGTGTTTATATCAATGATATCACCACCCAGGTAAACAGACGAAAAGAAAAACTGATGACTCAGTTACGATCGATTGTCCGGGAAACAAAGATCGGCACCACAGGATACCTTTATATCTTTAACGCTGACGGAAAGATGCTCATTCATCCAAATGACAATATTGAAGGTACTAATTTCAAAAATCTCGAGAACCCGGGAAAACACACAAAAATATTCGACGATCTTGTTCAGGCATCTCAAAGTTCAGGAACCCTGTACTACAAATGGGATACACCCACAGATAAAGGCAATTATATCTATGAGAAGATTTCCTGGATTGAATTCCTGCCCGAACTGAACTGGTATATCGTCTCATCCGCCTATGTTGATGATTTAAGAGATACCTCCCGCAGTCTTGCCAACACCATTTTCCTCATCGGCACAATTCTCCTGCTCTTTGGAGTACTGGTGAGCTATTTCTTTTTCAGAAAACTTCTTTTTCCCGTGACAACTCTCTCACGACTGGCCCGGAAAGCAGCTGACGGTGATTACTCTAACAGAGCTGATTTCCAGAAAGATGATGAGATCGGTATCCTGGCAAAATCATTCAACCGTATGCTTGATACCATTGAAGATAATATTGAAAACCTGGATAAAAAAGTACAGGTGAAAACAAGGGAGCTGGAGGAACAAAAGAAAAAAGCGGAAAACGCCACCAGGTTAAAAAGTATTTTTCTGGCAAACATGAGTCACGAAATCAGAACCCCGCTTAACGGTATTACAGGCATGATTTACCTGATGTCCAATACAGGACTGACCTCGGAACAGAAAAATTACCTGGAAAAAATATCTTCCGCCTCAACGGCACTTCTGCGCATTATAAATGATATTCTTGATCTCTCAAAAATAGAGGCGGACAGACTGGAGCTTGAAATGATCAATTTCAACCTCTACGAGGTCATCGACAATGTGGTCAATATCGTTGAATACAGGGCAAGGGAAAAAAATCTTGACCTCATCGTTATATGCGACAAGAAAGTCAATCCATATCTCCACGGCGACCCCCTGAGACTGGGCCAGATCATCATCAATCTGGTCAATAACGGTATCAAGTTTACCCGACAGGGTGAAGTATCGATTCTTATCAGCAAAACAGCAACATCGAAGTACCGTTTTGAAATACGGGATACCGGAGTAGGTCTGAGGGAAAAACAGCAGCAGAAACTCTTCCAACCCTTCTCCCAGGCCGACGGTTCAACAACGAGAAAATACGGAGGCAGTGGTCTGGGACTGGCAATATCCAGACAACTTGTTGAGCTGATGGGAGGGCAAATATGGGTTGAAAGCAGTTTCGGGAAAGGCAGCAGTTTTATTTTTGAAATAAATCTCCATGAACAACAGGACAGTCTGCCAACTCCGGTTACTTTCAAAGATAAGCGAATTCTGATAGTGGATGACACCCCGGCCTGGCGAACCTGCCTGCGGGCACTCCTGGAAAAATATCATTTTCACATTGATGAAGCGGCAAGCGGAGAAGAGGCTGTGAAAAAAGTAGAAGCCATGACATCCTGCTATGATCTGATTCTCATGGATTGGAAAATGACGGGGATGGACGGTATTTCAACCACTGAAAAAATAAACCTGCTCCACGGGAGTGGAAACCAGGCAACGGTCATGATGGTCAGTGCATTCCGGCAACAGCACCTGGTCGAGGCTGCAGAAAAAGCCGGAATAGAAATATTTCTCACCAAACCTGTCACGCCGTCAATTCTTGACAATATTATATTCAGGATTTTTGCCCCCGATATGCTGAAATCCAGTGAAAAGACAAAAACCCTGACCTTTGATACTTATAATAATGCATCATTCAGCAACAGTTCGATTCTTTTGGTGGAAGACAATGAAATGAACAGGGAAATTGTCCTTTCACTCCTGGAAAAAAACTGCATATCCATTGATATCGCCACAAACGGAGAAGAGGCTGTAAATATGGTAAAAAACCATAAAAAGCAGCACTACGGACTTGTTTTAATGGATATCCAGATGCCGGTAATGGATGGCTTTGAAGCATCGGAACTGATAAAGAAAATAGACCCGCACCTGCCAATCATAGCCCTGACAGCAAATGTAATGACTCAGGATATAAGGAAAATCAAATCCAGTGGAATGGATGATATTTTGGAAAAACCACTTGTCCCTGATAAATTTTTCAAAATTATCCTGAAATATCTCCCGTCTACCGGTAACCAGAACCCGACTGAAAAAAAGCAGCAATCCGCAGGCGAACCGTCGTTGTCGGGTCATACGACTCTGGATATCAAAAAAGGATTGGTCCATTTTAACGGTAACAGAAAACTGTATCAGAAAATACTCAATGATTTTACTGTAAATTTCGGTCATGCAGGAGAAGAACTGAGACTACTGCAGACCACAGACAGAACTGCGGCTGAAAGACTCATTCATACCATCAAGGGACTGGCAGGAAATATCGGTGCCTCCGCTCTTTATTACCAGGCGGAAAAACTTGAAAAGGAATTCACTCACACACAAGTGGAACGGTTTATTGAACTTTTGAATGAAGTCTTTCAAGATATAACGAAACAATCATCCCAGGAAAAACCATCCTCCTCAGAAATACTCCTTTCATCACAGGAAATAACCGTACTCTTTCGGGAACTTGCCAGGGTGCTGAAAACAGAAAGGATACTGAAATGCCGCCCCTGCTGA
- a CDS encoding rhodanese-related (seleno)protein, with translation MKKLITFLLAMTFLMSGQVLAASIARMDKDELKSLLGDKNLVVLDVRVGRDWNSSEFKIKDAVRMAPSDIDQVEKYPKNTKLVLYCAUPSEFTSARVAQKLLERGYSDVHALKGGWREWFRAKYPVDPR, from the coding sequence ATGAAAAAACTTATTACCTTTCTACTGGCAATGACCTTCCTGATGTCTGGGCAGGTCTTGGCTGCATCTATTGCCAGAATGGATAAAGATGAGCTGAAATCATTGCTCGGCGATAAAAACCTCGTGGTTCTTGATGTCAGAGTGGGGAGAGACTGGAATTCGAGTGAGTTTAAAATCAAAGATGCTGTCAGAATGGCCCCATCGGATATCGATCAGGTGGAGAAATATCCTAAAAATACCAAACTTGTTCTCTACTGTGCCTGACCCAGCGAATTTACAAGCGCCCGGGTGGCGCAGAAATTATTGGAAAGAGGATACAGTGACGTTCACGCCCTTAAGGGTGGCTGGAGGGAGTGGTTCCGGGCAAAATACCCGGTAGACCCAAGGTAG
- a CDS encoding ComEA family DNA-binding protein, which yields MKLTSVCVAIMLACVFSFSVVPDQVFAKSTSHEVTGKKTDKMAAKAKTESKTRKKAKKTKTAKKKTTKKKTKIITGDFPKNVDINRADKELLMQLPGIGPKTAEAILKYRKTNGKFKNAKDLIEVKGIGEKTLAKLKPFLKKI from the coding sequence ATGAAACTTACATCTGTATGTGTCGCAATCATGTTAGCCTGTGTTTTCAGTTTTTCTGTAGTACCGGACCAGGTTTTTGCAAAATCGACCAGTCATGAAGTTACGGGAAAGAAGACTGATAAAATGGCTGCAAAGGCCAAAACAGAGAGCAAAACCAGAAAGAAAGCAAAGAAAACTAAAACAGCAAAGAAAAAAACTACGAAAAAGAAAACAAAAATAATAACCGGAGATTTTCCGAAAAACGTGGATATCAACCGCGCTGATAAAGAATTGCTCATGCAGCTTCCTGGAATCGGACCCAAAACTGCAGAGGCAATCCTCAAGTACAGGAAAACTAACGGCAAATTTAAAAACGCAAAAGATCTCATTGAGGTTAAGGGCATTGGTGAAAAAACCCTGGCCAAATTAAAGCCGTTTCTGAAAAAAATCTGA
- the ilvC gene encoding ketol-acid reductoisomerase: MADNYFNSLSLRRKIEELSKCRFMDPAEFNGVEALKGRKIVIVGCGAQGLNQGLNLRDSGLDVSYTLRDSAISEKRQSWKNATENDFVVGSYEELIPKADLVINLTPDKQHTAVVSAVMPLMKEGACLSYSHGFNIVEEGMQIRKDLTVIMVAPKSPGTEVREEYKRGFGVPTLIAVHGENDPKGEGWEIAKAYCCGTGGDRAGVLESSFIAEVKSDLMGEQTILCGMLQVGSLLCYDKMIENGIDSGYASKLVQNGWEVVTESLKHGGITAMMDRLSNPAKIKALILSEELKTILQPLFEKHMDDIMSGDFSRTMMEDWANGDENLLKWRKQTGETAFEKAKSTEDEIAEQEYYDNGILMVAMVKAGVELAFDTMVSSGIKEESAYYESLHEVPLIANTIARRKLYEMNVVISDTAEYGNYLFANAAIPLLADFMKTIDSDVIGRGLELKDTGVDNLDLIQVNESIRYSAIEMVGEELRSYMSAMKPIM; the protein is encoded by the coding sequence ATGGCAGACAATTATTTTAATTCATTATCACTGCGCCGCAAGATAGAAGAGCTTTCCAAATGTCGTTTCATGGATCCAGCTGAGTTTAACGGGGTTGAAGCGCTCAAAGGCAGAAAAATTGTTATAGTCGGATGTGGAGCTCAGGGGTTGAACCAGGGATTGAACCTGAGGGACAGCGGGCTTGATGTTTCTTATACGCTACGTGATTCAGCCATTTCGGAGAAACGTCAGTCATGGAAAAATGCCACTGAAAATGATTTTGTTGTGGGCAGTTATGAAGAACTTATTCCCAAGGCCGATCTGGTCATAAATCTTACTCCGGACAAACAACATACTGCCGTGGTTTCTGCTGTGATGCCACTGATGAAAGAGGGCGCATGTCTTTCCTATTCCCATGGGTTTAACATTGTGGAAGAGGGGATGCAGATCCGCAAAGATCTGACCGTTATCATGGTTGCCCCAAAATCACCGGGAACTGAGGTGCGTGAAGAGTATAAGCGTGGATTTGGAGTGCCGACCCTTATTGCTGTACATGGTGAGAATGATCCAAAGGGCGAGGGATGGGAAATTGCCAAGGCCTACTGTTGTGGTACAGGCGGGGATAGGGCCGGTGTCCTTGAATCTTCATTTATTGCCGAGGTAAAGTCCGACCTGATGGGGGAACAGACTATCCTCTGCGGAATGCTGCAGGTCGGTTCCCTGCTCTGTTATGACAAGATGATAGAGAACGGGATAGATTCCGGTTATGCGTCCAAGCTGGTGCAGAATGGCTGGGAAGTAGTGACAGAGTCTCTGAAACATGGTGGCATCACTGCCATGATGGACAGGTTGTCCAATCCAGCGAAAATAAAGGCACTCATTTTATCGGAAGAGTTGAAAACCATTCTGCAGCCTCTGTTTGAAAAACATATGGATGATATCATGTCAGGGGATTTTTCCAGGACCATGATGGAGGATTGGGCAAATGGAGACGAGAACCTGTTGAAATGGCGTAAGCAGACAGGGGAGACTGCTTTTGAAAAAGCGAAATCCACGGAGGATGAAATCGCTGAACAGGAATATTACGATAATGGTATTCTGATGGTTGCCATGGTCAAAGCTGGAGTCGAGCTGGCTTTTGATACTATGGTTTCTTCCGGAATCAAGGAAGAGTCTGCCTATTACGAATCTCTGCATGAAGTACCCCTTATTGCTAACACTATTGCCAGAAGGAAACTTTATGAAATGAATGTGGTTATTTCAGATACGGCGGAGTATGGCAATTATCTTTTTGCCAATGCGGCAATACCGCTGCTGGCCGATTTTATGAAGACCATCGACAGCGATGTCATCGGCAGGGGACTGGAGTTGAAAGATACCGGCGTTGATAACCTGGATCTTATACAGGTGAACGAGTCAATCCGTTATTCTGCAATAGAGATGGTTGGTGAAGAATTACGGTCATATATGAGTGCAATGAAACCGATTATGTAA